The nucleotide sequence ACCATGCCTGGCGTGGGACGCAAGTGCGCCAGGACTTCCTCCAGCAGCACGGGCACATGGACGGAAGTGGAAATCGACCTGCACCTTATACAAAAAAAAACGCCCAGCCTAGGATGCTTCCTTGCATCCTCGCAGGCTGGGCGATTGCGGTCAATTCGCCCCAGAAGAGCGAGTCGAACCGCGCGTCGCGACGCGAGACATTCCCTGCCTCCACGCCTGCGAAGTGATTCGGAACGGCTCGTGGCCGTGAGTCGTTCCTCACCGCTTCACACAAAGGCGACCCCTCGGACGAACTTTCACTCCCATTTCCATCGTTGATTTGTTGGTCGCGTCCAGGCTCACGTCTCGCCGCTTGTCTTGGGCGAGAATGCCTTTTCCGCGAGCTCGTCGTACTGGGCTACCCGACCTTCGAAGTACGCTTGCCAGCGGGCCACGTCCCAAAGCTCCAGGTGATCTTGAACCCCCAGCAGCACGACATCGTCGGCGATGCCGGCCGACTTCGCGAGGGCTGTCGGGATTCGCACGCGGCCCTGGCCATCCACTTCAGCCCATTCCGCTTGGGCGTAGAAGAGCCGGTTGAACGCGCGCACGTCCTGTTGCGTGGGAGAAGCGACCGCCAGGCGTTCGGCGAGTCGGGTGAGCACCTCCTCCGTGTACAAAGCCAGAGAACCGTCCGTGCCGGGAGTGATGAACAGGCCGCGTTCCACGCTGCTGCCCAAGACGTCCCGGAGTCGTTTGGGAATCGCGATGCGAAGCTTGTCGTCCACCGAGCGTTGGTAAGTGCCGGTGAGCAACATGAATCACCACTTCGCCCCACTGATCCCCAATTCGCCCCAAGATTAACCTCAGCATTTCGCCCGTCAAGCAGTTCGACCACTCTGGTCGAAACGGACATGAGAAGTTTTTCATGAAGATGCCCAAAACAAGCCGAGTTTGCGGGCACCAGGAAAATAAAAGATGTGTTGGATTATTTTTTCTCTTGGCGCATCAGCAGGCTCGTGTAGAGCTGGTCGTAGCGTTGCACCATACTTTCGAGGGAGAATTCGCGCTCGGCGCGCATTCGATTTTGCTCCCCCAAAGACTCACGCAAGCGAGGGTTGCTGAGTATGGCAACTACTTGCTGTGAAAGGAGTTGCGGCTCATGGGCGGGCGTTATTTGAGGCGATTTTGGCGTCGTCCCAAGCAGTTCTTGGACGCCCTCCACGTCCCGCGCGACGACCGCCCGGCCGGCGGCCATGGCTTCCAGCACGACGTTCGGCATCCCTTCCCAGGCGGATGGGAGTAGCAGAAGTTCCGCGGCGGCGAGGATGGCCGGAACATCCGCCCGAAAGCCCACCAAATGCACGCGATCCTGCAGGCCAAGCGACGCAATCTTCGACGTCAAGGGTGCGCGATCCGGCCCGTCGCCCACGAACACGAGGTCGTGTTCCGGTAGTTGTTTCAGCCAGTCACTGGCGTGATCCAACAACCAGGGTTGCCCCTTCTGTGGATCGAGCCGGCCAATGCACACCACGATGCGGCGGCCTTGTTGTACGCCAAGTGAAGTTAACGTCGCTGGTGAAATGTTTTCATATGTTCGTACGTCGATACCGTTCGGAATCACGTCGATGTGATCCGCCGGCAACCCGCCGACATCGCGAGAAAACATCGCGACCGATTCACTCACGCAGACGTGACGCTCGACACTTCCGGCGGTCCAGCGTTCGAGACGCAATCGCCAGCGCGAGCGCCGTTCGGCAACGCGAATGCCCGAGACGATATGCGGGACGCCGGCGCGCGAGGCCGCGAGACGACCAATCAGATTCGCATGAAACAGAAACGTCTGCACGAGGTCAGGCGTATCGCGCCGCCAGATGCGCGTGAGCTCGCGCAAGGCTCGCCAGGCCTGTGTAGTGCGCGTGACGTTGAGGAACTGAACGGGCACGCCAGCGGCTTCCAGACGTGGCGCCAAGCTGCGTGCAACATCGCTCGGCGGTGGCGCGAGGCTAACGACACTGCAACGGAACCTGCTGCGATCCAGTCGAGTCGCCAACTCCACCAAACAACGCTCGGCGCCGCCGTTACGCAGTTCGGTCGTGCAGAAAGC is from Planctomycetia bacterium and encodes:
- a CDS encoding division/cell wall cluster transcriptional repressor MraZ; amino-acid sequence: MLLTGTYQRSVDDKLRIAIPKRLRDVLGSSVERGLFITPGTDGSLALYTEEVLTRLAERLAVASPTQQDVRAFNRLFYAQAEWAEVDGQGRVRIPTALAKSAGIADDVVLLGVQDHLELWDVARWQAYFEGRVAQYDELAEKAFSPKTSGET
- a CDS encoding glycosyltransferase; protein product: MYHIAFCTTELRNGGAERCLVELATRLDRSRFRCSVVSLAPPPSDVARSLAPRLEAAGVPVQFLNVTRTTQAWRALRELTRIWRRDTPDLVQTFLFHANLIGRLAASRAGVPHIVSGIRVAERRSRWRLRLERWTAGSVERHVCVSESVAMFSRDVGGLPADHIDVIPNGIDVRTYENISPATLTSLGVQQGRRIVVCIGRLDPQKGQPWLLDHASDWLKQLPEHDLVFVGDGPDRAPLTSKIASLGLQDRVHLVGFRADVPAILAAAELLLLPSAWEGMPNVVLEAMAAGRAVVARDVEGVQELLGTTPKSPQITPAHEPQLLSQQVVAILSNPRLRESLGEQNRMRAEREFSLESMVQRYDQLYTSLLMRQEKK